Proteins encoded in a region of the Isosphaeraceae bacterium EP7 genome:
- a CDS encoding carbohydrate kinase, producing MNRSIVAVGEVLWDLLPSGKQLGGAPANFTYQCRSLGADARIVTRVGADDLGREVLARFGALGLPVDTVQVDLDLPTGTVDVRLGADGQPHYTIREEVAWDRIEADSAASACASRADAICFGSLAQRHDVSRRSILALVAATRIDAIRVFDVNLRPPFFDRTVIEGSLELANVLKLNDHELAELAAMFGIRGGERPSMEGLTRRFGLSLVALTRGAGGSLLLADGAWSEDPGRRVEVVDTVGAGDAFNAALVVGRLAGRSLDAINRHANDVAAYVCTQPGGTPAIPDSLKIAPTPDAEAHP from the coding sequence TCGGCGGGGCTCCGGCCAACTTCACCTATCAGTGCAGGTCGCTGGGGGCCGACGCCCGGATCGTCACCCGCGTTGGCGCCGACGACCTGGGCCGCGAAGTTCTGGCACGCTTCGGAGCCCTCGGCCTGCCGGTCGACACGGTCCAGGTCGACCTGGATCTGCCGACCGGGACCGTCGACGTCAGGCTCGGGGCGGACGGGCAGCCGCATTACACGATCCGCGAGGAGGTGGCCTGGGACCGCATCGAGGCCGACTCGGCGGCGTCGGCTTGCGCCTCGAGGGCCGACGCCATCTGCTTCGGCAGCCTGGCGCAGCGGCACGACGTGTCCAGGCGGTCGATCCTCGCGCTGGTGGCCGCCACAAGGATCGATGCGATTCGCGTCTTCGACGTCAACCTTCGCCCGCCATTTTTCGACCGGACTGTGATCGAGGGCTCGCTGGAACTGGCCAACGTCCTGAAGCTGAACGACCACGAGCTGGCCGAGCTTGCGGCGATGTTCGGCATCCGCGGGGGCGAGCGGCCGTCGATGGAGGGGCTTACGCGGCGGTTCGGGCTCTCGCTGGTGGCCCTCACGCGTGGTGCCGGCGGGAGCCTGCTGCTGGCCGACGGGGCCTGGTCGGAAGACCCGGGCCGGCGAGTCGAGGTGGTCGACACCGTCGGCGCCGGCGATGCCTTCAACGCGGCCCTGGTCGTGGGCCGGCTCGCGGGCCGATCGCTCGACGCGATCAATCGGCACGCCAATGACGTCGCCGCATACGTCTGCACCCAGCCGGGCGGCACGCCGGCGATCCCCGACTCCTTGAAGATCGCCCCGACCCCCGATGCGGAGGCCCACCCGTGA
- a CDS encoding sugar porter family MFS transporter, which yields MIAHEPRTDTGQETANGKLTPALIGSAMVAALGGLLFGFDTAVISGTTEALTSAFGLTSSTLGFTVASALIGTILGSVVAGRPTDRWGRKRALMVLAVGYFVASLGSALAWDWASFVAFRMLGGLAVGGASVVSPLYIAEISPARYRGRLVAIMQFNIVLGILAAFLSNYLIGRMNLGEVEWRWMLGIQAIPSAIFFGLLLPTPESPRWLIMNGRVDEARAVMAGLGVDAPEIDREVAEIGHSVERSRGEEDESLFQHKYRRPIFLAVAIALFNQLSGINALMYYAPTIFKMAGAGEGSALLQAVALGGTNLVFTMLAMTVIDRFGRRKLILIGSVGYLISLVATAWAFYTYGTAFTPIGSTIVLSALILFIASHAFGQGAVIWVFISEIFPNRVRARGQALGSFTHWVMAALVSWTFPIIAERSGGHAFAFYAAMMCLQLLWALFLMPETKGVPLEEIQARLGID from the coding sequence GTGATCGCCCACGAACCTCGCACGGACACGGGCCAGGAGACGGCCAACGGCAAGCTCACCCCGGCCCTGATCGGTAGCGCGATGGTCGCGGCGCTCGGCGGCCTGCTGTTCGGGTTCGACACGGCGGTGATCTCGGGGACGACCGAGGCCCTGACGTCGGCCTTCGGACTGACCAGCTCGACGCTCGGGTTCACCGTCGCCAGCGCCCTGATCGGCACGATCCTGGGCTCGGTGGTCGCCGGCAGGCCGACCGACCGCTGGGGCCGGAAGCGGGCCCTGATGGTGCTGGCGGTCGGCTATTTCGTCGCGTCGCTGGGCAGCGCCCTGGCCTGGGACTGGGCCTCGTTCGTCGCCTTCCGGATGCTGGGCGGCCTGGCCGTCGGCGGCGCGTCGGTGGTCTCGCCGCTCTACATCGCCGAGATCTCGCCGGCGCGTTATCGGGGCCGTCTGGTGGCGATCATGCAGTTCAATATCGTGCTCGGGATCCTCGCCGCGTTCCTGTCGAACTACCTGATCGGCCGGATGAATCTGGGCGAAGTGGAGTGGCGCTGGATGCTGGGAATCCAGGCGATCCCGTCGGCGATTTTCTTCGGCCTGCTCCTGCCAACACCCGAAAGCCCGCGCTGGCTGATCATGAACGGACGCGTCGACGAGGCTCGCGCGGTGATGGCCGGGCTGGGGGTGGATGCGCCCGAGATCGATCGGGAAGTCGCCGAGATCGGCCATTCGGTCGAGCGCTCGCGGGGCGAGGAGGACGAGTCGCTCTTCCAGCACAAGTATCGCCGGCCCATCTTCCTGGCCGTGGCGATCGCCCTGTTCAACCAGCTCTCGGGGATCAACGCCCTGATGTATTATGCCCCCACCATCTTCAAGATGGCCGGGGCCGGAGAGGGCTCGGCGCTGCTCCAGGCCGTGGCCCTGGGCGGGACGAACCTGGTCTTCACGATGCTGGCGATGACCGTCATCGACCGTTTCGGCAGGCGTAAGCTCATCCTGATCGGATCGGTCGGCTACCTCATCAGCTTGGTGGCCACCGCCTGGGCGTTCTACACCTACGGCACGGCCTTCACGCCCATCGGCTCGACGATCGTCCTGTCCGCACTGATCCTGTTCATCGCATCTCACGCCTTCGGCCAGGGGGCTGTCATCTGGGTGTTCATCAGCGAGATCTTCCCGAATCGGGTCCGTGCCCGGGGCCAGGCGCTCGGCAGCTTCACGCATTGGGTGATGGCCGCGCTCGTCTCCTGGACCTTCCCGATCATCGCCGAGCGTTCCGGGGGGCACGCATTCGCGTTCTATGCGGCGATGATGTGCCTGCAACTCCTCTGGGCCCTGTTCCTCATGCCCGAGACCAAGGGCGTCCCGCTCGAGGAGATCCAGGCGCGGCTGGGGATCGACTGA